From the Fusobacterium ulcerans ATCC 49185 genome, the window TATAATGACTATATAATAGATCGTAGAAGATATTATCATCAATATCCTGAACTTACTCTTCAAGAAGTTGAAACTACAAAATCTATAATTAAAGATTTAAAAGACATAGGAATAGAAGATATAAAAACATTTAAAGATTTCTATGGATGTGTAGGAATACTGAAAGGTGGAAAACCAGGTAAAACTGTTCTTCTCCGTGCTGATATTGATGCTCTTCCTGTATTAGAAAAAACTGGGCTTCCTTTTGCTTCAAAAATTGAAGGGAAGATGCATGCTTGTGGACATGATAATCATATAGCTATGTTGTTGGGAGCTGCTAAAATACTATTTGATATGAAGGATGAAGTAGCTGGAACTGTAAAATTTTTATTCCAGCCAGCAGAAGAATTAGCTGTAGGAGCAAAAGCTGTAGTTGAGCAAGGTGTTATGGATGATGTTGATGCCTGCTATGGTATTCATATTTGGTCTATGGTAGATTCTCCAAAAATCAATATGGAAATTGGAGAAAGAATGGCCTCTTGTGATAACTTTAAAGTTACTATTAAAGGATTTGGATCTCATGGTTCTGCTCCTCATCTTGGACATGATGCTATTGTGGCAGCAAGTGCTGTTATAATGGGACTTCAAACTATTGTCAGCCGTATCAATAATCCATTGAATGCTGCTGTTGTCACTATTGGAGTAGTCGATGCTGGACAAAGATTTAATATAATTGCTGACAAAGCTGTATTAGAAGGAACTGTACGTACTTTCAATAAGAAATTCAGAATGGAAATTGAAGGACTCATCAGACAGATATCAGAAGATATAGCTGCTGGATATCAATGTACTGCTGAAACTGAGTACTCATATCTGACTGGTGCTGTTATTAATGAAGATCAGCATTTAGTTGATTTAGCTCAAAATGCAGTTAAAAAACTATATGGAGAAGAGGGATTAACTGAACTTGAAAAGATGACAGGTTCTGAAGATTTTGCTTATCTTATGGAAAAAGCTCCAGCTGTGTATGGCTTCATTGGTGCAAGAAGTGCTGGAATTCCTGGTTCTGAAAAAAGTAACCATCATGAATGTTTCACAGTTGATGAAGCAGCCTTACAAAGAGGAGCAGCTGTTGCTGCACAATTTGCTTTTGACTTTTTAACTGAAAAATAATAGATTATAATATAATTTAATAAGGCAGCTGAATACAGCTGCCTTTTCTTATTTTTGTATTTGCATTATCATACGTTTCCCAGCTTCAAAAGCATTTTGACAATCTATAGGAAATTGTGTACGTTTGTGTTCTGCTTTTATTTTTTCAGAAAATATTTCTATTTTATATTTATTATAATCACTAAATTGATAAGTATTAAACGCATAAATAATCTCTGGTTTTCTAAATATACTAGCTATTATTGATTCTATATTCGAAAGACGCACATCATAGCCAAATTTTTTCATTAAATCTTCAGTAACATTCATAGTATAAATCATGGCTGTGGGCATTTTCTTTGGAGCTATTTTTTTATAGCCTTCCTCATAAGTAGAAAAAGGAAAAAGCAGTCTTTCAAAAAAGCTACGTAATTGACCTGTTATATCTCCAAAATATATTGGAGAACCAAAGACAACTCCATCAGCAGTTGAAACCTTT encodes:
- a CDS encoding amidohydrolase, with the protein product MLIKELSEKYNDYIIDRRRYYHQYPELTLQEVETTKSIIKDLKDIGIEDIKTFKDFYGCVGILKGGKPGKTVLLRADIDALPVLEKTGLPFASKIEGKMHACGHDNHIAMLLGAAKILFDMKDEVAGTVKFLFQPAEELAVGAKAVVEQGVMDDVDACYGIHIWSMVDSPKINMEIGERMASCDNFKVTIKGFGSHGSAPHLGHDAIVAASAVIMGLQTIVSRINNPLNAAVVTIGVVDAGQRFNIIADKAVLEGTVRTFNKKFRMEIEGLIRQISEDIAAGYQCTAETEYSYLTGAVINEDQHLVDLAQNAVKKLYGEEGLTELEKMTGSEDFAYLMEKAPAVYGFIGARSAGIPGSEKSNHHECFTVDEAALQRGAAVAAQFAFDFLTEK
- a CDS encoding flavodoxin family protein — encoded protein: MKIIAINGSPRKKANTATMCNKFLEGAKSVSSDVETEIINLFDLNYKGCISCFGCKRKEGNTYGKCIVKDELQSVLEKVSTADGVVFGSPIYFGDITGQLRSFFERLLFPFSTYEEGYKKIAPKKMPTAMIYTMNVTEDLMKKFGYDVRLSNIESIIASIFRKPEIIYAFNTYQFSDYNKYKIEIFSEKIKAEHKRTQFPIDCQNAFEAGKRMIMQIQK